The Saccharomonospora glauca K62 genome has a segment encoding these proteins:
- the rmuC gene encoding DNA recombination protein RmuC, with translation MGSTILTTAAIVAALLLAAALALLWRLYQDSMRRVDRAARQVEAERAKVDAQRAALRRYEVAFASISGRGELGERVLVETAKALGLREGLHFTLQTDVAGGGAAKPDLLLTVGGGRTVPVDAKASLACWAEAVETDDPEERLDALRVHVRNLRSRAAELSSKNYQRWADAIYGTVMFVPSDAAVVAALDTDPDLLRWLLDRRVFLCGPTGFAVVASAALFAATERTLIDDVEKVRSQAAAAHRAAGNAVEALNLSSTHLQRFLSARRREIEALDSFRAQVAPLTEAAASPSPVPEIRRNDEMSAT, from the coding sequence GTGGGCTCGACGATTCTGACCACAGCCGCCATCGTGGCCGCGCTGTTGCTGGCCGCTGCCCTGGCCCTGCTGTGGAGGCTCTACCAGGACAGCATGCGCAGAGTCGACAGGGCGGCCCGCCAGGTGGAGGCCGAACGCGCCAAAGTGGACGCGCAACGGGCGGCCCTGCGCCGGTACGAAGTCGCGTTTGCCTCCATCAGCGGACGCGGCGAGTTGGGTGAACGGGTACTAGTCGAGACCGCCAAGGCGCTCGGTCTACGGGAAGGGCTGCACTTCACGCTGCAGACGGACGTCGCGGGCGGGGGTGCCGCCAAACCGGACCTCCTGCTCACCGTCGGCGGTGGACGCACCGTTCCCGTCGACGCCAAGGCCAGTCTCGCCTGCTGGGCCGAGGCCGTGGAGACCGACGACCCCGAGGAGCGTCTCGACGCCCTGCGAGTCCACGTGCGCAACCTGCGCTCGCGCGCCGCCGAGTTGTCCTCGAAGAACTACCAACGCTGGGCCGACGCCATCTACGGGACCGTGATGTTCGTGCCCTCCGACGCCGCCGTGGTGGCGGCTTTGGACACCGATCCGGACCTACTGCGGTGGCTGTTGGACCGTCGCGTCTTCCTCTGTGGCCCCACCGGCTTCGCCGTCGTGGCCTCCGCGGCGCTGTTCGCCGCGACGGAGCGCACGCTCATCGACGACGTCGAGAAGGTGCGGTCGCAGGCGGCCGCCGCACACAGGGCCGCGGGCAACGCCGTGGAAGCGCTGAACCTGTCGAGCACGCATCTGCAGCGCTTCCTCTCCGCTCGCCGGCGCGAGATCGAAGCCCTCGACAGCTTCCGGGCGCAGGTAGCCCCCCTCACCGAGGCCGCGGCGAGCCCGTCCCCAGTACCCGAGATTCGCCGAAATGATGAGATGTCGGCGACATGA
- a CDS encoding DUF6542 domain-containing protein, which yields MTAIRDRRGDAESAEKDTAALSWNERSVINSRRGVPWWGAVLLAFGLALIGAFVDQLATDGLSLIFHVCYVVGALGAVLAVQRKSLFGPMVQPPLAMALAVPLIVLTASGLPEGSDMLSKALAIGTPLINSFPVMAGTTAATVLVGILRLVKQRDPEARTKSGRDKTDSEKAESGKAEPGKNRAGKEAAAVAGEDVDDRTRPTMSAARPDSAGEARPRRRVPGTAGARSKAAPPPERSARPRGGPAAPPPRRQRPDADQPRKPREGNPPPRRRATPPPADQVDKQRRGEGRQEPPARRGRRVPPPPRGEEPPRGEQPPRGRQPGAGPRRGAPRSEPPRGGRPRGDHPPRRGRPWDDDRT from the coding sequence GTGACCGCCATTCGTGACCGTCGGGGTGACGCGGAAAGCGCCGAGAAGGACACGGCCGCGCTTTCGTGGAACGAACGCTCTGTCATTAACTCCCGCCGGGGTGTGCCCTGGTGGGGCGCCGTACTACTGGCGTTCGGGCTGGCACTGATCGGAGCCTTCGTCGATCAACTCGCCACCGACGGCCTCTCCCTGATCTTCCACGTGTGCTATGTCGTCGGTGCCCTGGGTGCGGTCCTCGCAGTCCAGCGAAAGAGCCTCTTCGGTCCGATGGTGCAGCCGCCGCTGGCGATGGCGCTGGCCGTTCCGCTCATCGTGCTCACCGCGTCGGGGTTGCCCGAGGGCAGCGACATGCTGTCCAAGGCGCTGGCGATCGGGACTCCCCTCATCAACAGCTTCCCGGTCATGGCGGGCACCACGGCCGCGACGGTGCTGGTGGGCATCCTGCGGCTGGTGAAGCAGCGCGATCCGGAGGCCCGGACCAAGTCCGGCCGCGACAAGACCGACTCCGAGAAAGCGGAGTCGGGCAAGGCCGAGCCGGGGAAGAACCGCGCCGGTAAGGAGGCCGCCGCCGTCGCCGGGGAGGACGTGGACGACAGGACACGCCCGACCATGAGCGCGGCCCGGCCCGACTCGGCGGGTGAAGCTCGTCCACGACGCCGCGTGCCCGGCACTGCGGGGGCCAGGAGCAAGGCGGCTCCGCCTCCCGAACGAAGTGCTCGGCCGCGAGGGGGACCCGCCGCTCCGCCGCCCCGACGCCAGCGTCCGGACGCCGACCAACCGCGCAAACCGCGCGAGGGGAATCCGCCACCGCGTCGGCGCGCGACGCCGCCCCCGGCCGACCAGGTCGACAAGCAGCGCCGTGGAGAAGGCCGCCAGGAGCCTCCGGCCAGGCGTGGCCGCCGTGTCCCGCCTCCACCTCGGGGTGAGGAACCGCCACGGGGCGAGCAACCCCCGCGGGGGCGTCAGCCCGGTGCCGGTCCGCGACGTGGGGCGCCGCGTTCCGAGCCGCCTCGCGGCGGCAGGCCTCGTGGTGACCACCCGCCGCGGCGTGGGCGGCCGTGGGACGACGACCGCACCTGA
- a CDS encoding lipid droplet-associated protein encodes MKHVPFPLRVAAGLAVTTAERVRGLPKQLVELPVTVASQALQLSMRVQQHVTELAIKGDDALSALRRPEETPEWATFDEDLEDEDLDDIGDVGRRTPTGTTTAPDTNGDDPWAEEERALASHHAEGEFDSPDGAAPGGLENYDDLTLPQVRARLRSLSLPQLEELLDYERTHENRPSFVGMLTRRIANVHKTEGSKDGE; translated from the coding sequence ATGAAACATGTCCCGTTCCCGCTCCGGGTAGCCGCCGGCCTGGCCGTCACGACGGCCGAGCGGGTGCGTGGGTTGCCCAAGCAGCTCGTGGAGCTGCCCGTCACCGTGGCCAGTCAGGCGCTGCAACTGTCCATGCGCGTGCAGCAGCACGTCACCGAACTGGCGATCAAGGGCGACGACGCTCTGTCAGCACTTCGTCGCCCCGAGGAGACGCCGGAATGGGCGACGTTCGACGAGGACCTCGAAGACGAGGACCTCGACGACATCGGTGACGTCGGGCGCAGGACCCCCACCGGAACGACCACCGCACCGGACACCAACGGTGATGATCCATGGGCGGAGGAGGAGCGTGCCCTCGCGTCCCACCACGCCGAGGGCGAGTTCGACAGTCCCGACGGCGCCGCGCCGGGAGGTCTGGAGAACTACGACGACCTGACCCTGCCGCAGGTTCGGGCACGACTGCGTTCCCTATCGCTGCCCCAGCTCGAAGAGCTTCTCGACTACGAGCGCACGCACGAGAACCGCCCGTCGTTCGTCGGAATGCTCACCCGGCGGATCGCCAACGTCCACAAGACCGAGGGTTCGAAGGACGGTGAGTAG
- a CDS encoding exonuclease SbcCD subunit D yields the protein MRLLHTSDWHVGRTFHGADLLADQDAVLAHLAELVERLSVDVVLVAGDVYDRAVPSAEAVRVATVALRRLRRAGAELVITSGNHDSAARLGAFADFAEAGGLHLRTTIEAIDRPVLLRDEYGPVALYGIPYLEPDPARLALGLKDARGHTAVLGEAMRRVRKDLSERSPETRSVVLAHAFVTGGVSSESERTIAVGGVEQVPGSVFDGVDYVALGHLHGPQRLAEHLRYSGSPLAYSFSETAPKSVWIVDLDEHGLAAVDRVELPVPRRLATLRGRLDELLEDPAHEEVREYYLSVTLTDPVRPVDAMRRLRGRFPYAVHLDWEPEGGASGALRYSLAVRGRTDIEIVENFLADCRGSEPSERERELLVAALEAAGRANADHREVVR from the coding sequence GTGCGACTGCTCCATACCTCCGACTGGCACGTGGGCCGAACGTTTCACGGTGCCGATCTGCTCGCCGATCAGGACGCGGTGCTCGCCCACCTCGCCGAGCTCGTCGAACGGTTGTCCGTGGACGTCGTCCTCGTCGCGGGGGACGTCTACGACCGCGCGGTGCCCTCCGCCGAGGCCGTCCGGGTGGCGACGGTGGCTCTGCGCAGGCTCCGGCGGGCGGGAGCCGAATTGGTGATCACTTCCGGCAACCACGACTCGGCGGCGCGGCTCGGTGCCTTCGCGGACTTCGCCGAGGCCGGTGGTCTGCACCTGCGTACCACGATCGAGGCCATCGACCGTCCCGTGCTGCTCCGGGACGAGTACGGTCCGGTGGCGCTGTACGGGATCCCGTACCTCGAACCCGATCCGGCGCGGCTCGCGCTCGGGCTGAAGGACGCGCGTGGGCACACCGCGGTGCTCGGCGAGGCCATGCGGCGAGTGCGGAAGGACCTGTCCGAACGGAGTCCCGAAACCCGGTCGGTGGTCCTGGCGCATGCCTTCGTCACCGGTGGTGTGAGTAGCGAATCCGAACGCACGATCGCGGTCGGCGGGGTCGAGCAGGTGCCGGGGTCGGTGTTCGACGGCGTGGACTACGTGGCCCTGGGGCATCTCCACGGGCCCCAGCGGTTGGCCGAGCACCTCCGTTACTCGGGGAGCCCGCTTGCGTACTCGTTCTCCGAGACCGCCCCCAAGTCGGTGTGGATCGTGGACCTCGACGAACACGGGTTGGCCGCCGTCGACCGCGTCGAGTTGCCAGTGCCCCGGCGCCTGGCGACGTTGCGGGGGCGGCTGGACGAGCTGTTGGAGGACCCGGCTCACGAGGAGGTGCGCGAGTACTACCTCTCCGTCACCCTCACCGACCCGGTACGGCCGGTCGATGCCATGAGGAGACTGCGCGGCCGCTTCCCGTACGCCGTCCATCTCGACTGGGAGCCCGAAGGCGGAGCCTCGGGGGCGCTGCGGTACTCCCTCGCGGTTCGAGGGCGGACGGACATCGAGATCGTCGAGAACTTCCTGGCCGATTGTCGAGGCTCGGAACCGAGCGAGCGCGAGCGTGAGTTGCTGGTGGCGGCGTTGGAGGCCGCCGGCAGGGCGAACGCCGATCATCGGGAGGTCGTGCGATGA
- a CDS encoding 4-hydroxy-3-methylbut-2-enyl diphosphate reductase — MSAASPAPNGKRVLLAKPRGYCAGVDRAVVTVEKALEKYGAPIYVRKEIVHNKHVVETLRKRGVIFVDETSEVPEGALVVFSAHGVSPAVHAEAAARNLRTIDATCPLVTKVHKEVNRFARDDYDILLIGHEGHEEVEGTAGEAPDRVQLVDTPEDVDKVTVRDPSKVVWLSQTTLSVDETMERVRQLKERFPELADPPSDDICYATSNRQSAVKAMAAECDLVLVVGSRNSSNSKRLVEVALQAGAKDAHLIDYAREVDEEWLQDVETIGVTSGASVPDVLVLELLDHLAERGWKDVQEVTTANEKISFALPRELREEKARSGVR, encoded by the coding sequence ATGAGTGCAGCGAGCCCCGCCCCGAACGGCAAGCGTGTCCTGCTGGCCAAGCCTCGCGGCTACTGTGCCGGCGTGGACAGGGCGGTCGTCACGGTGGAGAAGGCCCTCGAGAAGTACGGTGCTCCCATCTACGTCCGCAAGGAGATCGTGCACAACAAGCACGTCGTCGAGACGCTGCGCAAGCGCGGTGTCATCTTCGTCGACGAGACCTCCGAGGTGCCCGAGGGCGCGCTCGTGGTGTTCTCCGCGCACGGAGTGTCGCCCGCGGTGCACGCCGAGGCGGCGGCACGTAATCTCCGCACTATCGACGCGACCTGCCCGCTGGTGACGAAGGTCCACAAGGAAGTCAACCGGTTCGCTCGCGACGACTACGACATCCTCCTCATCGGTCACGAAGGTCACGAGGAGGTCGAGGGCACGGCCGGCGAGGCTCCCGATCGCGTCCAGCTCGTGGACACCCCCGAGGACGTGGACAAGGTGACCGTTCGCGACCCGTCCAAGGTCGTGTGGCTGTCGCAGACGACGTTGAGCGTCGACGAGACCATGGAACGCGTCCGCCAGCTCAAGGAGCGGTTCCCCGAGCTGGCCGACCCGCCGAGCGACGACATCTGCTACGCGACCTCCAACCGTCAGAGCGCGGTCAAGGCCATGGCCGCCGAGTGCGATCTCGTGCTGGTGGTGGGCTCGCGGAACTCCTCCAACTCGAAGCGGCTCGTGGAGGTGGCGCTCCAGGCGGGTGCCAAGGACGCGCACCTGATCGACTACGCGCGTGAGGTCGACGAGGAGTGGTTGCAGGACGTCGAGACGATCGGCGTCACCAGCGGCGCGTCCGTTCCGGACGTGTTGGTGCTGGAGTTGCTGGACCACCTCGCCGAGCGCGGCTGGAAGGACGTCCAGGAAGTCACCACCGCCAACGAGAAGATCTCCTTCGCGTTGCCCCGCGAGTTGCGGGAGGAGAAAGCGCGTAGCGGCGTGAGGTGA